The following proteins are encoded in a genomic region of Cryptomeria japonica chromosome 11, Sugi_1.0, whole genome shotgun sequence:
- the LOC131061294 gene encoding beta-1,6-galactosyltransferase GALT29A, with the protein MESAALGGQQQMPRFESGAIVAECLGSWWVKAYVERRKAQVQVWRSMALKSLRLLFALLVGLTLLFTLSTELTYRVGVHGILNQTLNKSLFVWPGHKALISGSQGLAVNFNQTLLSYAAIQIGEAEERQQIGHLLDASSASYDAMERRYGGRGRSITYRSDRDLDLRSDLRGRGSSRNRIPVQLLHPRYANYWPVFRRALRSWVQNKRFEPTVMAELIDLVKVPLDEHYMKVSLAEQQRSGNPLDSRISYRPDQQAFPLNQAGQRRGYRSCAVVGNSGILLQKPHGPLIDSHDMVIRLNNARTAGFQNNVGSKTTLAFVNSNILHSCSRRAGCFCHPYGETVPIIMYICQAVHFMDYALCNASHKVPLLITDARFDSLCARIVKYYSLKNFVETTGKHPEEWSSAHEGSMFHYSSGMQAVMLALGICEKVSIFGFGKSGQAKHHYHTNQKFELKLHDYEAEYQFYADLVNGSQYIPFLSEAGIKLPPVQIYF; encoded by the coding sequence ATGGAGTCTGCAGCACTTGGAGGTCAGCAGCAGATGCCCAGGTTCGAATCCGGGGCAATAGTGGCTGAATGTTTGGGGTCATGGTGGGTTAAGGCGTATGTAGAGAGAAGAAAGGCACAAGTACAGGTGTGGCGTTCTATGGCATTAAAGTCCCTGCGACTGCTTTTTGCGCTGCTGGTCGGCCTAACTTTGCTGTTCACGCTTAGCACAGAGCTTACTTACAGGGTGGGTGTGCATGGTATTCTCAACCAGACGCTTAACAAGAGTTTGTTTGTCTGGCCGGGCCACAAGGCCCTGATCTCAGGTTCCCAGGGCCTGGCTGTGAATTTTAACCAGACGCTGTTATCTTATGCTGCGATTCAAATTGGAGAGGCGGAGGAGCGGCAGCAGATTGGGCATCTGCTGGATGCGTCTAGCGCGTCTTATGATGCTATGGAGCGGCGGTATGGGGGGAGGGGCCGTTCCATAACTTATAGGTCGGACCGTGACCTAGACTTGCGTTCTGACCTGCGTGGAAGAGGATCCTCGCGGAACAGGATCCCTGTGCAGCTGTTACATCCTAGATATGCCAATTACTGGCCAGTGTTCCGCCGTGCCCTGCGGTCATGGGTGCAAAACAAGCGCTTTGAGCCTACAGTTATGGCTGAACTTATTGATCTGGTAAAGGTTCCGTTAGACGAGCACTACATGAAGGTCAGTTTAGCAGAACAGCAGCGGTCTGGCAATCCGCTTGATTCTCGCATTAGCTATCGACCGGATCAGCAGGCTTTCCCGCTCAATCAAGCAGGACAACGACGGGGATACCGCAGCTGTGCAGTGGTAGGCAACAGTGGCATCCTGCTGCAGAAGCCCCATGGGCCTCTTATTGATTCCCATGACATGGTGATCCGGCTCAACAATGCCCGGACCGCTGGGTTCCAAAACAACGTGGGGTCTAAGACAACGCTTGCCTTTGTAAATTCAAATATACTTCATTCCTGCTCCAGACGGGCCGGGTGCTTCTGCCATCCCTATGGAGAAACAGTCCCAATTATCATGTACATCTGCCAGGCTGTGCATTTTATGGACTATGCGCTCTGCAACGCCTCCCACAAGGTGCCCTTGCTGATCACAGATGCCCGTTTTGACAGCCTCTGTGCTAGAATTGTGAAGTACTATTCGCTGAAGAATTTCGTGGAGACTACTGGGAAGCACCCCGAGGAATGGAGCTCTGCACATGAAGGTTCCATGTTTCATTATTCTTCGGGTATGCAGGCGGTAATGCTGGCATTAGGGATCTGTGAGAAGGTCAGTATTTTTGGATTTGGGAAGAGTGGTCaggcaaagcatcattatcatacCAATCAGAAATTTGAGCTCAAGCTTCATGATTACGAGGCAGAGTATCAGTTCTATGCTGATTTGGTCAATGGGTCACAATATATACCTTTCCTCAGTGAGGCCGGGATCAAGCTTCCTCCGGTACAGATATATTTTTGA